One part of the Vitis riparia cultivar Riparia Gloire de Montpellier isolate 1030 chromosome 15, EGFV_Vit.rip_1.0, whole genome shotgun sequence genome encodes these proteins:
- the LOC117931815 gene encoding disease resistance protein Pikm1-TS-like: protein MKQKMVIRVSVTGEKKSRSKAMQTAVGVPGVESIALEGEDKNQIVVIGDSVDSVKLTCLLRKKIGPAELLSVSPVDEKKQKENMTESGVLQPMVWPPYQAGVPQYYYSVVREDKNNYDTCSIM, encoded by the exons ATGAAG CAAAAGATGGTGATCAGGGTCTCTGTGACTGGTGAAAAGAAGAGCAGGTCCAAAGCAATGCAGACTGCAGTTGGAGTACCAG GTGTTGAATCAATAGCTTTGGAAGGTGAAGATAAGAACCAAATTGTTGTTATTGGTGACAGTGTTGATTCAGTTAAATTGACATGtttattaaggaagaaaatcGGGCCTGCTGAACTTCTGAGCGTCTCACCAGTTGATGAGAAGAAGCAGAAAGAGAATATGACTGAATCAGGGGTACTGCAGCCAATGGTTTGGCCACCATATCAAGCTGGTGTGCCACAGTATTATTACAGTGTTGTTCGTGAAGATAAAAACAACTATGACACTTGCAGTATCATGTGA